CAAATGCCAGTACATCATGGTATGTTAGTGTCACGACGCCCTCTCTGCTCTATGGTTGGTTTCGCAACTACCAAATAGCAGGAGGACGTCGTACTGTCAAAAGTGGGTAAGACCCAGCTGCATCTGGGTCCTGGAGACAGTCACCTGGCCGGTGGTTGTTGCGAAAGCCCGGCGTTGACAAGTTTGCCAGGTTATGATACACTTATAATGGATTAGTTGAAGCTTTATTTCGTCAAGTGAATATTCACACCTCAGCGCGAGAGAGAGCCGGCCCGGCCGGCCGCCGAAGGGGAATGGCACGCGCACCTGCTAAACTCTCAGGCAAAAGGATCGCGTTGAGGCGCACTCTGGAGAGCTGGCGCCACACAATGTGGCCGCCACACCGAAGGGGCAACCCCAGCTTCTTATGCCACATACCACCTCTGGGGAAATCTCTCAGGTCCAGGGACAGAGTGGGATACAGGTGCAGGTTTCCTGTTCCCACTTTTTGTTTGGAGCGGCCGAGGGGTTTCGCCGGCAGTTCTGCCGGCTGACGATAAGGGCACACATATCCCGAATCATTTTTCACAAAGGAGGGTTACCGATGTACAAGAAGCTCTTTATCCCTGGTCCGACCCATGTGCGCGAGGAAATCCTGCAGGCGCAGGCCGTGCCGATGATCGGCCACCGCTCCAAAGAGTACTCCGACCTGCAGGCGGCGGTCACCCCGAAGCTCCAGCAACTGCTCTACACCACCCAACCCGTGTTCCTCTTCGCCTCCTCTTCCACGGGCGTCATGGAAGCGGCCATCCGCAACTGCGTGGCCAAGAAGTGCCTCAACACCGTCTGCGGCGAATTCTCCCGCCGCTGGCATGAGATCACCAAAGCCAACGGCAAGGACTGTGATGTCTTGGAAGTCCCCATTGGCAAGGCCGTCCTGCCCGAGATGATCGATGAGAAGCTGGCCACCGGCGAATACGACGCGGTGACGGTGGTGCACAACGAGACCTCCACCGGCGTGATGAACCCCATTGAGGAAATCGCCGAGGTGATGAAGAAGTACCCGGACGTCATGTTCCTGGTGGATTCGGTCAGCTCCATGGCCGGCGTGAAGATCGAGTTCGATCGATTGGGGATTGACGTCCTGCTGGCCGGCGTGCAGAAGTGCTTCGCCCTGCCGCCCGGACTGACCGTCTGCGCCGTCAGCCATAAGGCACTCAAGAAGGCGGAAACGGTGCCGTATCGCGGCAAGTATTTCGACTTCATCGACATGTACAAGTTCTATCAGAAGAATCAGACCCCGGCGACGCCGGCCATCAGCCTCATCCAGGCTCTGAACAAGCAGATGGACGACATCCTGGCGGAAGGCCTGGAAAACCGCTGGCAGCGCCATAAAGAAATGGCCAAATACGTCCAGGATTGGGCCCGCAAGTACTGGGCGCTCTTCTCCGACGAACGTTATCTGTCCCTCACCGTCACCAACATCGTCAACACCCGCGAGGTGGACATCAAGGCGCTCAACGAGGAGCTGGGCCGGCGCGGCGCCATGATCTCCGACGGCTACGGCCCGCTGAAGGGCAAATGCTTCCGTGTCGCGCACATGGGCGATCTGACCCTGGACGACCTGCGCTGGCTGACCGCCCAGATCGAAGACATCCTCAAGTTGAGCTGACCGCGAGAAGGGGACAAGGAGGGAGTGACATGAAGGTTCTGGTGTGTGACAAGCTGGCGGACAGCGCTGTGAAGGCCATGCGGGACGCCGGCCTGGAAGTCGTCGTCAAGACCGGCATGACCCCGGAAGAGCTGGTCGCCACGGTGCCCGGCTTCCACGTGGCCATTGTGCGCTCGGCGACCAAGTTCCGCAAGCCGGCCATTGATGCCGCCACCGATATGAAGCTCATCGTGCGCGGCGGCGTGGGCCTGGACAACATTGACGTGGAGTATGCGGAGTCCAAGGGCATCAAGGTGATGAACACGCCGGCGGCATCCTCCGCCTCGGTGGCGGAGCTGGCGCTGGGCTTCATGTTCGCGCTGGCCCGCAGTATCCCGCAGGCCACCGCCTCGATGAAGGCCGGCAAGTGGGAGAAGAAGCAGTTCCAGGGCATCGAGCTGGCCGGCAAGACCCTGGGCGTCATCGGCGCCGGCCGTATTGGCGCGGAGCTCATCAAGCGCGCCAGCGCTCTGGGCATGAACTGCATCTTCTACCGCCGCACGCCCACGGAAGTACCGGGTGCCCGTCAGGTCCCGCTGGAGGAGCTCCTCCGCACCTCCGACTTTATCTCCATGCATGTGCCGCTGACCCCGGAGACGGCGAACATGCTGAGCCGGGAGCAGTTCGCCATGATGAAGGATGGGGTCTACATCGTGCACTGCGGGCGCGGCGGCACGGTGGATGAGGAGGCCCTGCTGGAGGCGCTCAACAGCGGCAAAGTCGCCGGCGCGGCCCTCGATGTCTTCGCCGAAGAGCCCACCAACAACATGGCCCTGGTCTCCCATCCCAATGTCATCTGCTCGCCGCACATCGGTGCGCAGACGAAGGAGGCCCAGGAGCGGGTGGGCGACGAGGTGGCCAGCATCGTCATCGAGTTCGCCAAGGCGCATGCCGGCTGATATTCCGCAATCCTTTTGGCAGAGGAGTGGCTCATGGCCGTTGTGAAACCCTTCCGAGCAGTACGCTATAACCCCGCCAAAGTGGGGCAGTTGGACAAGGTCATCGCCCTGCCGTATGACCGCATTGACGAGAAACTGCAGGAGACGTACTACAACCTCTCCCCGTATAACGTCGTGCGGATGAGCCTGGGCAAGCGCTTCCCCGATGACAACGAGACCAACAACGTCTACACCCGCGCCCGCAAGTACTTCGATGAATGGCTGAAAGAGGGCGTCCTGACCCGCGACCCCAAGCCGTGCTTTTACGCCTACACCGAGGAGTTCACGGTGCCGGGTACGGGTGACCGCCTGGCACGGCGCGGCGTCATCGGGATGATCAAGCTGGTGCCCTTTGACGAGGGGACTATTCTGCCGCACGAGCGCACGCTTTCCGGGCCGAAAGTGGACCGTCTGAACCTCCTGCGGGCGATGGAGGTCCACTTGGGGCAGATCTTCATCCTGTATCCGGACCCGGAGAACCGCATCAACCAACTGCTGGATGCTCACATCCAGCGGGAGCCCGACATTGACGCGGTGGCGGTGGGCGAGGCGGATGTGCGGCACAAAGTCTGGGTCGTCGATGACCCGAAGGTGCTGGCGGCCATTCAGGAGGAGATGGCGTCCAAGCGCAACCTGATCATCGCCGACGGCCATCACCGCTATGAGACGGCGCTGGCTTATCGCGATGAGATGCGCGCCAAGCATCCCGATTGGACCGAACAGCACGCCTTCAACTACGTCATGGCGACGCTGGTCAGCATGAGCGACCCGGGCCTGGTGATTCTGCCGACGCACCGCCTGATTCACTCGTACACCCGCATGAGCGCCGGCGAAATCCTGGAGAAAGCCCGCCAGTACTTCGACGTGCAGGAAATGCCCAGCCGCGAGGCGCTGGAAGCCAGGATGCGGGAGCTGGCGAACCAGGCGCATGTCATCGGCTTCTATGATGGCAAAGGGTACTACCTGCTGATCCTGCGCGATCTGGCCGCCATGGACCAGGTGGTCAAGGAACCGCGCGCCCCCGAGTGGAAGGCCCTGGATGTCTCCATCCTGCATGAGCTCATCCTGGAGCACATCATGGGGCTGACCAAGGAGAGCATCGAGCGCAAGGAGAACATTGACTACCTGCGCGATCCTGGTCCGGGCTACGCGGCGGTGTCTGCCGGCGAGGCCAATTTCCTCTTCCTGCTGAACCCCACCAAGCCTCAGCAAGTGGCCGCCTGTGCGGCGAAGGGGGAGAAGATGCCGCAGAAGTCCACCGACTTCTACCCGAAGGTGCTGACCGGCTTGACCTTCTCTCCCATCCGCTGGGAGGACAAGCTCGAGTAGCCGGCAGTCCGCCCGCACTACCCAGGGGGCGCAGTGAAAGTCACTGCGCCCCCTTTATTTTATTGCGTCACCCGGACAGTGGTCAGCGGCAGGCGGTAGGGGTCTGGAGACGGGGCAGGGGTGAGCCAATCCCAGCTACCGAACGGATGCAGCCCCAGCCAGAGGGTGTATTCCCCCGGCGCGGCGTGTTCTGGCACGCGCAGCCAGTGCTCCGCCGGCATGATGACATTGGCCGGCCAGCGGTCCGTGGTGTCGCGGCCGGCGGCCGGCGAACCGTCCTTGACCACCAGCGGGTGATTCACATCCTGGGCCAGCGACATCGAGAGCCAGATGTCGCTGGCGACCTTCCCCTGTGCACGCCAGAACAGCTCTACGACCACCCAATCGCCGGCGCGCACCGCCGGCGTCCGCAAACGATATGCCACCAGCTCGATGGCCGCCGGCGGCTCGCCGCCCTGGAACATGACGGACTGCCGCACCGCATCCGCCGGCAGTTCCTCTGCGGAAATCGGCGCCGGCGGGGCGAAGACCGGGGCGACTACCGCGATCAGCGTGGCCAATCCGAAGATAGCAAACGCCGTCACCAGCGCGCCGGCAGTGGTGTCCTGGCGGCGCGCCGGCACCCAGGCCAGCAGGCCCTTCGCTAGGAAGAGGGCGATGGCCGGCAGGGCGGGATACACAAGGCGCGCCTGGTCCGTGCCCAACACCGTCGCCGTCCACTTGAGCAGGGCGGCCAGCACCGCAAGACATTGTAACGCCAGCATGGTCAGGATAGCCCAGGTCTCCGGCGAAATATGCCGCCGGCGCACAGCCAGCCGAACCCAGCCGGCCGCGGCTGTCAGGCAGAGCGCCAGCAGGAGGGCATACAGCCAGCCGGGCAGTGCCAGCCCCTGCCAGCGCAGCCAGAACGAGGTGAACAGGCCCTTTGCCAGCCACCAGAGCACCGCCGGCGTCAGCGGGCCTTCCCGCAGGGCGTTGGTCTGCAGGATGAACGACCAGCCGGTGGGGTCGCCGTGCGTCTGGTAGTTGTGCCAGAGCCACCAGCCGCAGACCGCCAGCGCCAGGCCGGCCGCCATGACCCCCCAGCCCAGTAACCGCTTGAGCGTGCCCGACAGGCTCCCTTCCCGCCGCCAGGCGGCGTAGGCCAGGGCGGCGCCGATGGGAACAGCCGTGAGCCCGACGTTGGCCTTGGAGAGCACGCCCAGCCCCAGCCCAATGCCCAGGCCGGCGATGCGCCAGCCCTCATGCCGGCCGCGGATGACGCGGGCGGACTGCCAGAGCAGGCAGGCGCTGATGGCCGTGGCCAGATTATCGTTGTTCACCATGGCGGAGAGGAACAGGAAGCCGGGGGAGAAGGCGGTGATGCCGGCCATGAGCAGTGCCGCGGCCGGCTGTGCCGGGAAAGCCTCGCGGCCCAGCGCGTACACGGCCCAGACGGTGAGCATGCCGCACAGCACGGAGAAGAGGCGCAGGATGTGCCATGCCAGCGCCCAGCCGCGGTATGGCCAGGATTCCTCGGAGGTGTGGAGCAGTAGGTTGTGCGGCCGGCCGGGCTCCAGCGAGTAATCGGCATTGGCCTTGATGATGTACCCGTCGTAGTCGGCCCAGGAGGTCAAGCCGGCGCCGAGCAGGTAATAGAGCGGCGGCTGAAAGGCCTCATGCTCTTCCGCCGTGCTCGGCAGATGCCGGTGCTGGACGATATAGCGGATGACGGTGAAGTGCGGTGCTTCATCCGGCCCTTCGCCCAGCGGCACGACGACGCTGTACGCGGCCGCCAGCACGAAAAAGGCCAGCAGGATGAGCAGGATGGGGGAAGGCCGGCGCTGTCCCTGCGCGGTCATGGCGCTCTGACCTCCACATAGCCCAGCAAGACCCGCCCGCTGTGGATGGGTTTTTCCGCCGAGCGGATGGACAGCAACTGCAGGGAGGGATAGGAGTATATCCCGCCGTAAAGGGCGTAGCGGCCGGGGGAGAGGCCGGCCGGAACGCCGAGGGAGTGCCGGTCCGGGATGATCTCGCCGGCGAGCCAGCGGGTGGTGGGAGTAAATCCCCCGTCCGGCTCATGGTCCGACTGCGCCAGCAGGACCGTGCCGTCCAGCGAGGTGAGATGGACGAACGTGACCAGGTCTTCGGCGAAGCCCGTGCGGGCGAGCCAGTACAGGGTGACCGGGAGCTGGGAGCCGGCAGTGGCGGAGACGGAAGGCCTGCTCGCCGCCAGCAGTACGGCTTGTCCTTCGAAATCGGCCTGCACATTCTCCCATGTCGTGCCGGTGCGGGACGCCAGCGCCGGCCGGAACAGCGGGAGCAGTACGGCGATGATGCCGGCGAGATACAGGAGGCCCCGCCCCTTCCTCGCACGCAGGGAATCCCATCCCCGACCCGTGATCCACCGTACCATCCCAGCGATGAGGAAAACAATGGAAAGAAGGGTGCCCCACAGCTGGGGTGGGGTGGGGGTGAGGCGCCAGCGCACCTGGTGGGCGCCGGCAGGGATGTCCACTGCCGCCAGACCCAGGGTGCCGAAGGGGTAGGCCGGCGTGCGCTTCCCGTCAATGTAGGTCGCCATACCCGGGAAATAGAACTGATGCAGGACCAGGCTGGCCGGCCGGGCGCTTTCGACGGTGAGGTCCAGGCGGTTATACCCCGCATCCAGGAGGTGTGCGGAGTCCGGGGGGCGGAGCGCCGCCGCCTCGGCGAGGTCCGGCCCGCCGGCGTCGCGCCAGGAACGGCCGATAGCCCAGCGCTGTTCCCGCACCCATATGGGCAGGTATTCCCCCGTCCAGGTGGTGCCGATCTGCCCTGCTTCCCGCTCCTCCGCCCACATGCGTTGGTACGTCACTGCATCATCGTCCAGTGCCAGCGCCTGATACGGCAGACGAGCCAGCGAGGAGAGCACGATCAGGGCGACGCTGGCAAGGGCAGTCGCGCTGACGATCGGGCGGGCCGGACGGGCGCCTATCATGTCCTGGATGACGGAAACGCCGGCGCCGGCCAGCCAGGCAGCCCCTAAGGCGTGCAGGGCCATGAACCGCCAGGGATACTGGAGATAGCTCAGAAGGGCTTCGCCCAGCTTCCAGAGGGGGAGGGAGGCGGTAGTGGTCATGAACCAGCCGCCGGCCGCGGCCAGGGCCATTAGCCCCAGGATACGGGCGGAGATGCGCCGGATGCGGAGCAGGCCGAGGAGCAGGCCGGCCAGCGCGACCAGGGAGGCTATCAGGCCGGCAGGGTGCTCTGCCGGCGTGCCCTGCGCCGGGAAGTAGCGGTACAGGAAATAGGGAGAGAGGGCGCCGGCGATGGGGGCAAGATGGCGCTGATAGCCGGCGGAAGCGCCGCCGGCCAGCCCCACGTATTGGCTCTCCAGCAGGACGGGGAGCCAGTAGAATGCGCTCAACCCCAGGCCCAGCAGGCCGGCCATCAGCCCATGGCGGATCAGGGGAATCGCTTCCTGACGATGGGAGAGAAGCGTGATCAGCACGTACAGCGCCAGGAACGGGCCGAAGAGGACCAGCGAGAGGCTGTGGGTGAGGATGAGGCCGGCCAGGCTGACTCCCAGCAGGGGGACGCCGGCCCGACAGTGCCGTAGGATGCGCTCCCACCCCCAGAGGATGAGTGGGAACCAGACGAAGGCCAGCGATTCGGCGATAGCGCCGCGCACGTACAGGTCGGCCAGGTGGTAGGGGATGTAGATATAGGATGCGCCGGCGGCCACGGCCGGCAGAACCCTTCCATGCAGGCTCTCATAGGCGAAGGCGTACATGGCCGCGCCGGCGGCGAGGCCGGCGAGGGCGTAGGCGGCTTTCATGGCGGGGATCAACCCCATGCCGAGGCCCCGGAACCACAGGGCAGTGTAATAGGACAGCGGCCCGTAAAAGTTAAGGATAGGGTGACCGTAGCCGAAGGCGAAGTCGGGAAACCAGCGCGGGTAGAGCACGCCGGCGCGCACGGCCCCATCCAATCCCATCAGCCGGTACAGGTGAAGCAGGCCGTCGTGGGAGGAGAAGTAGCCGGATTGACATAACGGGATAAGGGCCGGCAGTCCCAGCAGGATGACGCCGGCCAGCCCCCATGCCCAGCGGGGGAGCCGGGCATATATGCGGCGAAAGGAAGAGGAGATAGGACAGGCCAGGCTCATCACAAGCCCTTTCCGCCTATGACTTGATGCGCAGGAAGAGCCAGACCAGCAGGAGCGTTTCTTTGAGGGAGAGCCGCACGGGATGCACGCGCTGTTTCAACGCATAGCCCTTCCAGAGCTTGTAGAGAAGCCAGTAGAACCAGTTGGTCGGGAGATTGAGGAGGTAGCGCTCTACGAAGGGGCGCAGGGCCGGCCATTCCACGAGTATGGCGAAGAAGCGCTGGAGATTGCGCAGTTTGCGCTTGTGTTCGGGCGAGAACTTCAGCACCGAATCGTCCCAGGCCACCTCGCCGAAGTCGTCAAAGGAGCCGTACATCAGGTCATGCTCGCGGGTATATTCGCCCAGCGCGGTGCGGGGGTAAGGCTGGAAGATCATGACGTGGGCGTAGGCCGGCTTGCATTCGATATTGAGGTCGAGGGTCTCCAGGTCGTTCTCGAACGTGGTGTTGGGCAGGCCGATCATGTTGGTGGTGGTGAACTGGATGCCGGCCTGGCGGAGCAGGCGCGCCGCGTTCAGGATCTGCTCGCGCGTCATATCGCGCTTCAGCAGTTCGTTGCGCACCTGCTCGTTCCCGACCTCCACGCCCATGCTCACCGAGTGACAGCCGGCGCGGGACAGCAGTTGCACCATTTCCTCATCCACCAGGTTGGCGCGCACGTTGCAGAAGAAAGGCAGGCCGACCTGGCGCGGGTACTGCGCGGTGAACTCGCGCAACCATTTGCGGTTGAGGATAAACGTGTCGTCCAGGAAGACGACGAACTCCAGATCGTAGCGCTCGCGCACCTGTTTGATCTCTTCCAGCACGCTGTTGACCGAGCGCAGGCGGACAAAGGGGCCTTTGCCGCGATAGAGCTCCAGCAAGGCGTGATTGAAGCAGTAGGTACAGCGGTAGGGACAGCCGCGGCCGGCGATGAAGTGTTTGATGCGGCTGGCGCGCGAGACCGGGTCCGCGTCGTAAATGAGGGCGCGGTCGGGTGGGGGGAGCGCGTCCAGGTCGGCTTGCAGCCGGCGCACGGGGTTCCGCACGATATCGCCGTTCCATTTGAAGTGCCAGTTGGGGATGGTGGGTTCGAAAGTGCCGGCGTCCAGGGCATTGGCCAGGTCCACCAACGCCTCTTCGCCCTCGCCGATGCAGATGCCGTCCACCCCGTCGGCCTCGATCATCTCCGGGAAGAACGTGGGATGCGGCCCTCCGAAGGCGGAGAAGACCGGCACTGCCTCTTTGATACGCCGATTGAGTTCGAGGTATTTGCGGTGGGAACCGGTGATGACGCTGAATCCAACGATGCCGGGCCGCCACTCCTGGGCGACTTTCACCGGGTCCTGGTAGGCGGCGATGGCCAGGCGAACCTCATGGCCGGCGGCCTTCAGCGCGCTGGACAGATGCATGATGCCGTGAGGCTCATAGTCTATCTGATCTACGACGAACAGGACGCGCATAGCTTCTCCCAGAGAGCACTGCGGTAGAATATCGATTCTGGCAGGACAGGTATCATCGGAAGAGTCTAACACAGGCGGGGGAATCTGACAAATGTTCGGGCGGGCGGGTGTTAAGGGCCAGACCAGGTGACCGTCACCTGCGGGGTGATGGTCATCGGATAGGGGACGCCGGCTCCAGCTCGATGGCGACCGCGCCCAGCGCCTCTTTTTCGGGGGGATAGAGCGCCCGCAGGGCGGATAGGAGTTCCTGCGCGGATAAGCCCGGAGCAATGCGGTCCGCCGGCTCCTGCGCCAGCAGGCGCTCGAAGTCAGGATAGATGCAGATGCGGCGGATGCGGTACGGATGTTCCTGGTTGAGCAGGAGGATATCGCCGGCCTGGAGCCGGCGGATGTTGGAATAGCCTACCCGCACCTCGATGGTCTTGC
This sequence is a window from Anaerolineae bacterium. Protein-coding genes within it:
- a CDS encoding alanine--glyoxylate aminotransferase family protein is translated as MYKKLFIPGPTHVREEILQAQAVPMIGHRSKEYSDLQAAVTPKLQQLLYTTQPVFLFASSSTGVMEAAIRNCVAKKCLNTVCGEFSRRWHEITKANGKDCDVLEVPIGKAVLPEMIDEKLATGEYDAVTVVHNETSTGVMNPIEEIAEVMKKYPDVMFLVDSVSSMAGVKIEFDRLGIDVLLAGVQKCFALPPGLTVCAVSHKALKKAETVPYRGKYFDFIDMYKFYQKNQTPATPAISLIQALNKQMDDILAEGLENRWQRHKEMAKYVQDWARKYWALFSDERYLSLTVTNIVNTREVDIKALNEELGRRGAMISDGYGPLKGKCFRVAHMGDLTLDDLRWLTAQIEDILKLS
- a CDS encoding D-2-hydroxyacid dehydrogenase, which encodes MKVLVCDKLADSAVKAMRDAGLEVVVKTGMTPEELVATVPGFHVAIVRSATKFRKPAIDAATDMKLIVRGGVGLDNIDVEYAESKGIKVMNTPAASSASVAELALGFMFALARSIPQATASMKAGKWEKKQFQGIELAGKTLGVIGAGRIGAELIKRASALGMNCIFYRRTPTEVPGARQVPLEELLRTSDFISMHVPLTPETANMLSREQFAMMKDGVYIVHCGRGGTVDEEALLEALNSGKVAGAALDVFAEEPTNNMALVSHPNVICSPHIGAQTKEAQERVGDEVASIVIEFAKAHAG
- a CDS encoding DUF1015 domain-containing protein; this translates as MAVVKPFRAVRYNPAKVGQLDKVIALPYDRIDEKLQETYYNLSPYNVVRMSLGKRFPDDNETNNVYTRARKYFDEWLKEGVLTRDPKPCFYAYTEEFTVPGTGDRLARRGVIGMIKLVPFDEGTILPHERTLSGPKVDRLNLLRAMEVHLGQIFILYPDPENRINQLLDAHIQREPDIDAVAVGEADVRHKVWVVDDPKVLAAIQEEMASKRNLIIADGHHRYETALAYRDEMRAKHPDWTEQHAFNYVMATLVSMSDPGLVILPTHRLIHSYTRMSAGEILEKARQYFDVQEMPSREALEARMRELANQAHVIGFYDGKGYYLLILRDLAAMDQVVKEPRAPEWKALDVSILHELILEHIMGLTKESIERKENIDYLRDPGPGYAAVSAGEANFLFLLNPTKPQQVAACAAKGEKMPQKSTDFYPKVLTGLTFSPIRWEDKLE
- a CDS encoding glycosyltransferase family 39 protein — translated: MTAQGQRRPSPILLILLAFFVLAAAYSVVVPLGEGPDEAPHFTVIRYIVQHRHLPSTAEEHEAFQPPLYYLLGAGLTSWADYDGYIIKANADYSLEPGRPHNLLLHTSEESWPYRGWALAWHILRLFSVLCGMLTVWAVYALGREAFPAQPAAALLMAGITAFSPGFLFLSAMVNNDNLATAISACLLWQSARVIRGRHEGWRIAGLGIGLGLGVLSKANVGLTAVPIGAALAYAAWRREGSLSGTLKRLLGWGVMAAGLALAVCGWWLWHNYQTHGDPTGWSFILQTNALREGPLTPAVLWWLAKGLFTSFWLRWQGLALPGWLYALLLALCLTAAAGWVRLAVRRRHISPETWAILTMLALQCLAVLAALLKWTATVLGTDQARLVYPALPAIALFLAKGLLAWVPARRQDTTAGALVTAFAIFGLATLIAVVAPVFAPPAPISAEELPADAVRQSVMFQGGEPPAAIELVAYRLRTPAVRAGDWVVVELFWRAQGKVASDIWLSMSLAQDVNHPLVVKDGSPAAGRDTTDRWPANVIMPAEHWLRVPEHAAPGEYTLWLGLHPFGSWDWLTPAPSPDPYRLPLTTVRVTQ
- a CDS encoding B12-binding domain-containing radical SAM protein, producing the protein MRVLFVVDQIDYEPHGIMHLSSALKAAGHEVRLAIAAYQDPVKVAQEWRPGIVGFSVITGSHRKYLELNRRIKEAVPVFSAFGGPHPTFFPEMIEADGVDGICIGEGEEALVDLANALDAGTFEPTIPNWHFKWNGDIVRNPVRRLQADLDALPPPDRALIYDADPVSRASRIKHFIAGRGCPYRCTYCFNHALLELYRGKGPFVRLRSVNSVLEEIKQVRERYDLEFVVFLDDTFILNRKWLREFTAQYPRQVGLPFFCNVRANLVDEEMVQLLSRAGCHSVSMGVEVGNEQVRNELLKRDMTREQILNAARLLRQAGIQFTTTNMIGLPNTTFENDLETLDLNIECKPAYAHVMIFQPYPRTALGEYTREHDLMYGSFDDFGEVAWDDSVLKFSPEHKRKLRNLQRFFAILVEWPALRPFVERYLLNLPTNWFYWLLYKLWKGYALKQRVHPVRLSLKETLLLVWLFLRIKS
- a CDS encoding ASCH domain-containing protein, which translates into the protein MKEPSEPRQKVLWVKPEYLQEILAGRKTIEVRVGYSNIRRLQAGDILLLNQEHPYRIRRICIYPDFERLLAQEPADRIAPGLSAQELLSALRALYPPEKEALGAVAIELEPASPIR